Proteins encoded within one genomic window of Saccharopolyspora pogona:
- a CDS encoding nuclear transport factor 2 family protein, whose protein sequence is MTTTPAPSAHELALLARRLEKLEAESEIRRLVSTYHWFNDAGSASGAMPAWADLTVPAADGTSSAVLHELQVAGGAAWSGRGLSAAWPGYPGIATDDGTPRPEYMPRMMHLFTNEWIEVDGDTARGRWYCWEPAIVHIGAEPRAVLIAGRVRCEFRRADGTWRFSAIEFEEVFSTPYPGPRCGHVPYGPANARKAGT, encoded by the coding sequence ATGACCACCACCCCTGCCCCTTCTGCGCACGAACTTGCGCTGCTTGCCAGACGCCTCGAAAAGCTCGAGGCAGAGTCGGAGATCCGCCGGCTCGTCAGCACCTATCACTGGTTCAACGACGCCGGATCCGCGTCCGGTGCCATGCCCGCATGGGCGGACCTGACGGTCCCGGCAGCCGACGGAACCAGCTCTGCGGTGCTCCACGAGCTGCAGGTGGCCGGTGGTGCGGCTTGGTCGGGGCGGGGGCTGTCGGCGGCATGGCCGGGCTACCCTGGCATCGCCACCGATGATGGCACTCCCCGTCCCGAGTACATGCCGCGCATGATGCACCTGTTCACCAACGAATGGATCGAAGTGGACGGTGACACCGCCCGCGGTCGTTGGTACTGCTGGGAACCCGCGATAGTCCACATCGGAGCGGAGCCGAGAGCGGTCCTGATCGCCGGTCGCGTTCGGTGCGAATTCCGGCGTGCGGACGGCACGTGGCGTTTCAGCGCCATCGAGTTCGAGGAAGTGTTCTCCACCCCGTACCCCGGTCCGCGCTGCGGCCACGTTCCCTATGGTCCCGCCAATGCGCGGAAGGCAGGTACCTAG
- a CDS encoding Rieske 2Fe-2S domain-containing protein: MLTAEQNKLLTQTGAGTPMGELMRRYWIPITISNRVVAGGAPLRIKILGEELVVFRSPQGEVGLMAEMCPHRNASLALARNEECGLRCLYHAWLIAPDGRVLETPPEPPEVNLSDKFKHPAYPCCEAGGIVWAYLGPEGTMPDFPEWIFQPYDDDKIYATNAFQDCNWLQGLEGDLDAQHGPYLHYTDDEAHTQDGLENRANEYIFDQRPKVAAARRPWGLQTVFRYLHKDGKAATYWIHPFVMPFFTFFESNLLDTEGALMHAWVPATDESHWVWSVLFSESAMTDDYLEFVDRTRGYGMTDPENNWRVTAFTGEGVGYEQDRELMASGKSFSGIEGILQQDLAIQYSMGPISDRTREHLTSGDIAIVQVRKYLLDTLTAVANGEPAPGTKPGSQEGILFEALTAEPDASMRDLAAR, from the coding sequence ATGCTTACCGCGGAACAGAACAAACTCCTGACCCAGACCGGTGCCGGGACGCCCATGGGCGAGTTGATGCGCCGGTACTGGATCCCGATCACCATCTCGAACCGGGTCGTCGCGGGCGGCGCGCCGCTGCGGATCAAGATCCTGGGTGAAGAGCTCGTCGTGTTCCGGAGCCCCCAGGGCGAGGTCGGTCTCATGGCGGAAATGTGCCCGCACCGGAATGCCTCGCTCGCGCTGGCTCGAAACGAGGAGTGCGGTCTGCGATGCCTCTACCACGCCTGGCTCATCGCTCCTGATGGGCGCGTGCTGGAAACCCCGCCGGAGCCGCCGGAGGTTAACCTGTCGGACAAGTTCAAGCATCCGGCGTACCCGTGTTGTGAGGCCGGGGGCATCGTCTGGGCGTATTTGGGTCCGGAGGGCACCATGCCCGACTTTCCCGAGTGGATCTTCCAGCCGTACGACGACGACAAGATCTATGCGACCAACGCGTTCCAGGACTGCAACTGGCTGCAGGGGCTCGAAGGAGATCTCGACGCCCAGCACGGTCCGTACCTGCACTACACCGACGACGAGGCGCACACGCAGGACGGTCTGGAGAATCGCGCCAACGAGTACATTTTCGACCAGCGCCCGAAGGTCGCGGCAGCCAGGCGGCCCTGGGGCCTGCAGACGGTGTTCCGCTACCTCCACAAGGACGGCAAGGCGGCGACCTACTGGATCCACCCGTTCGTCATGCCGTTCTTCACCTTCTTCGAAAGCAACCTGCTCGACACCGAAGGCGCGCTGATGCACGCCTGGGTCCCGGCCACCGATGAATCGCACTGGGTCTGGTCGGTGCTGTTCTCGGAGAGCGCGATGACCGACGACTACCTCGAGTTCGTCGACCGGACCCGCGGGTACGGCATGACCGACCCGGAGAACAACTGGCGCGTCACGGCGTTCACGGGCGAGGGGGTCGGGTACGAGCAGGATCGCGAGCTGATGGCCAGCGGTAAGAGCTTCTCCGGAATCGAAGGCATCCTGCAGCAGGATCTCGCGATCCAGTACAGCATGGGGCCGATCTCCGACCGGACCCGGGAACACCTGACGTCCGGCGACATCGCGATCGTGCAGGTTCGGAAGTACCTGCTCGACACGCTGACCGCCGTTGCGAACGGGGAGCCGGCACCGGGTACGAAACCCGGTTCCCAGGAAGGAATCTTGTTCGAAGCGCTCACCGCCGAGCCGGACGCGTCGATGCGAGACCTGGCCGCACGATGA